In one Methanobrevibacter arboriphilus genomic region, the following are encoded:
- a CDS encoding pseudomurein-binding repeat-containing protein has translation MIFGGMTILGISRKIISNKYNIIALALLIVFFMGVCVSETSAADSTTNSAVKPNKVSQSQVLSASKNLKTYIEKNKKLPNYITIGNCKYSMEEYMSISSATIVYKNKKSKSNIVVKYGVKSPKSPTGSSISGKLTKKQYSTYASNVNRYINKYNIAPNYASTKLGKIKFQTFIYGNSKILAWSKDNKGILPNTLTLKVSKTHSMNRYVPKFPKNTITPVTPNNKTPTQKNLSITQILKASKQVKSYVEMNNSLPSSVLIDGKQYSMSEFLYLLSYAIVNINKGNKGNITPISVKAPSYPNGNFTSGNFQKGEFVILANNVLNFINTNKQAPNYANSKLGTIKFQSLVYEFSGILDFVDSNGSLPNNLTINISTNPLTGGSNSSNNTNGTYDPIGDGFIIINSSNYTCGPLLVKYNDKYLISTGKCSCGVIGDYYYHNSTFKNYCPFCKKDGCMIYEEGPTCPEGMWVCTICDADFCLVSGKEHINGSTKYLTKTEYNASQYTSNTYITSTDQLKDNTSGIKDNAKDNIINDTIINDSIVDDNYSNETNENLTDNSTNISNSSEDSIDNNTIINNTIINNTIINNNIINNIDIENLSNIDNINQLISKEEDVF, from the coding sequence ATGATTTTTGGAGGTATGACTATTTTAGGCATTTCCAGAAAAATTATTTCAAATAAGTATAATATAATAGCTTTAGCTTTACTCATAGTTTTTTTTATGGGTGTATGTGTGAGTGAAACTAGTGCAGCTGATTCTACCACTAATTCAGCAGTTAAACCAAATAAAGTAAGTCAATCTCAGGTTTTATCTGCTAGTAAAAATCTCAAGACCTATATTGAAAAGAATAAAAAGCTACCAAATTATATTACTATTGGAAATTGCAAATATTCTATGGAAGAATATATGTCTATTTCTTCAGCTACAATTGTTTATAAAAATAAGAAATCAAAATCAAATATTGTGGTTAAATATGGTGTTAAAAGCCCAAAAAGCCCAACTGGAAGTTCTATTTCTGGAAAACTCACGAAAAAGCAATATTCTACCTATGCATCAAATGTAAACAGATATATTAATAAATATAATATTGCACCTAACTATGCTAGTACTAAGTTAGGAAAAATCAAATTTCAAACATTTATCTATGGTAATAGTAAAATATTAGCTTGGTCTAAAGATAATAAAGGTATTTTACCAAATACTTTAACTTTAAAAGTATCTAAAACTCATTCTATGAATAGGTATGTTCCTAAGTTCCCAAAAAATACTATAACTCCCGTGACTCCGAATAATAAAACTCCTACTCAAAAAAATTTATCTATAACTCAAATTTTAAAAGCATCTAAACAAGTTAAGAGTTATGTTGAGATGAATAACTCTCTTCCATCTTCTGTTTTAATTGATGGGAAACAATATTCTATGTCTGAATTTTTATATTTATTATCTTATGCAATCGTAAATATTAATAAGGGAAATAAGGGAAATATTACTCCCATCTCAGTTAAAGCACCTAGCTATCCAAATGGAAATTTTACCTCTGGTAATTTTCAAAAAGGAGAGTTTGTAATATTAGCTAATAATGTTTTAAATTTTATAAATACAAATAAACAAGCTCCAAATTATGCTAATTCTAAGCTTGGAACTATAAAATTCCAATCTTTAGTATATGAATTTTCAGGAATATTAGATTTTGTTGATTCTAATGGTAGTCTACCTAATAATTTAACTATAAATATTTCCACGAATCCTTTAACAGGAGGAAGTAATTCATCTAACAACACAAATGGTACTTATGATCCTATTGGTGATGGATTTATTATTATTAATAGCTCTAATTATACTTGTGGTCCATTGTTGGTTAAATATAATGATAAATATTTAATTAGCACTGGAAAATGTAGTTGTGGAGTGATAGGGGACTATTATTATCATAATTCAACCTTTAAAAATTATTGTCCATTTTGTAAAAAAGATGGTTGTATGATTTATGAAGAAGGTCCTACGTGCCCTGAAGGAATGTGGGTTTGTACTATATGTGATGCAGATTTTTGTCTAGTATCTGGTAAAGAACATATTAATGGTTCTACTAAGTATTTAACAAAAACAGAATATAATGCAAGTCAATATACATCTAATACATATATTACAAGTACCGATCAATTAAAAGATAACACTTCAGGAATTAAGGATAATGCTAAAGACAATATTATTAATGATACTATTATTAATGATAGTATTGTTGATGATAATTATTCTAATGAAACTAATGAAAATTTAACCGATAATAGTACTAATATATCTAATTCTTCTGAAGATAGTATTGATAATAATACTATTATTAATAATACTATTATTAATAATACTATTATTAATAATAATATCATTAATAATATTGATATTGAAAATTTAAGTAATATAGATAATATCAATCAATTAATTTCTAAAGAAGAAGATGTTTTTTGA
- a CDS encoding pseudomurein-binding repeat-containing protein has protein sequence MLRGGKINLSKTIIIISLLCIFFISLSSSFAEDSSTSTNIEDNGQDTVSVYSDNSNFNDISSYSEDSNIASNNSNNANNNDSKSNNTINNISDSNSNNINSNNTSNNVNTNSVNTKTNTTIKAAGELTKLSQSQILQASKTINNYISRYNKLPNYITISNVKFSMPEYMYLLGMTIYYKYNKKTTQVAIKYNIKNPSSPTGATIKGSLTKAQYYAYAKNIVKYIKQYNKAPNYVNTKLGKMQYQTAIYLLNTIVYGTSYGGILTPKISLNIPKSITLNKNLPKYERTQTNKTLVASGGSKQTTISQSLIWSASTSIKNYVNSNGKLPNYVTISGYKYSMPEFLYLLSKAINTRLSGSTSAIAVKYDVKNPSSPSGATISKTFTKSQYNDMAKRFVKYINTYNKAPNCLSSSYGVGNIQYQTALYGLACVGSYIGVNKAIPTTLTIKVASSHSMNKYLPVYTSSSNSNNNTNNTNSNGTNSTNGLSTKILGSNNKGTVELIGAFGNTSSKIKIAYVIGLHPLESAVHNALYNAIISKSNLKYCYYIYRINVTKDPSDYSEGRMNGQLLAEEFVLPHIISNNYNLVIDVHSNQGTTGGSYEETNFIFAPLNHTASKIIADSIISKIPELTYYYPPSQTSPPFLTNPLVQAGIPTILYETYMYESASVTSNLVNKLISTVDSYNFGNSTNSSGTISLNSIIDAASRVKAYVDINGVLPNYVTIGTTQYSMSSFLYLLSKAIVNINKGLTSGISPITVASPSNPSGAKVAGTINKANYTDIALRVSNYIAANGQAPNYASSTLGNIQFQSLVYELSKVLNYLNVNGVMPNTLTINTSNPSTLNGGSSSSGNDSSSGGNSSTNSSLAIYLKATTNCQVNNANIKSLASQLTAGLTTDLAKATAIFNYVRDKISYSFYYNTLKGAVGTLNAKSGNCVDQTHLLIALLRASGIASRYVNGEVIFTQSGKLGHVWAEVYIDGKWVIADTTSSSNSLGKVNNWNTNNPTIYGRYAEITF, from the coding sequence TTGTTAAGGGGTGGAAAGATTAATCTTAGTAAAACAATAATAATTATCTCATTGTTATGTATATTTTTCATTAGTTTAAGTTCAAGTTTTGCAGAGGATTCAAGTACGAGTACCAATATTGAAGATAATGGTCAAGATACTGTTAGTGTATATTCTGATAATTCTAATTTTAATGATATTAGTAGTTATAGTGAGGATAGTAATATAGCTAGTAATAATAGTAACAATGCTAATAATAATGATTCTAAATCAAATAATACTATTAATAATATTAGTGATAGTAATAGTAATAATATTAACAGTAATAATACTAGTAATAATGTCAATACTAATAGTGTTAACACAAAAACAAATACAACTATTAAAGCTGCTGGTGAGCTTACTAAATTAAGTCAAAGTCAAATCTTACAGGCTTCTAAAACTATTAATAATTATATAAGTAGATATAATAAACTACCTAATTATATTACTATTTCTAATGTTAAGTTTTCGATGCCAGAGTATATGTACTTACTTGGAATGACTATTTATTATAAGTATAATAAAAAAACAACTCAAGTAGCTATAAAATATAATATAAAAAATCCAAGTAGTCCTACTGGAGCTACGATTAAAGGTAGTTTAACAAAAGCTCAGTATTATGCTTATGCTAAAAATATAGTTAAATATATTAAACAGTATAATAAAGCTCCAAATTATGTTAATACAAAGCTTGGTAAGATGCAATATCAAACAGCAATATATCTGCTTAATACAATAGTTTATGGCACATCTTATGGAGGTATTTTAACACCAAAGATTAGTTTGAATATTCCTAAATCAATTACATTAAATAAAAATTTACCAAAGTATGAAAGAACTCAAACTAATAAAACATTAGTTGCTAGTGGCGGCTCTAAACAAACAACTATTTCTCAAAGTCTCATATGGTCTGCATCTACAAGTATTAAAAATTATGTTAATTCAAATGGAAAATTACCGAATTATGTTACAATTTCTGGATATAAATACTCAATGCCAGAATTTTTATACTTACTATCAAAAGCTATAAACACAAGGTTGTCAGGATCAACTAGTGCTATAGCTGTTAAATATGATGTTAAAAATCCATCATCTCCTAGTGGAGCTACTATCAGTAAAACTTTTACAAAATCTCAATATAATGATATGGCGAAAAGATTTGTAAAATATATAAATACGTATAATAAAGCTCCTAACTGTTTAAGTTCAAGTTATGGTGTTGGAAATATACAATATCAAACTGCTTTATATGGTTTAGCTTGTGTAGGAAGCTATATCGGTGTTAATAAAGCGATTCCAACTACTTTAACTATAAAAGTAGCTAGTTCTCATTCAATGAATAAGTATTTACCTGTTTATACTAGTTCAAGTAATTCTAATAATAATACTAATAATACTAATTCTAATGGTACTAATAGTACTAATGGATTATCTACTAAAATTTTAGGATCTAATAATAAAGGAACTGTTGAATTAATCGGTGCATTTGGTAATACTTCTTCAAAGATAAAAATAGCTTATGTTATTGGTTTACATCCTCTTGAGTCTGCTGTACATAATGCATTGTATAATGCAATAATTTCAAAAAGTAATTTGAAGTATTGTTATTATATTTATAGAATAAATGTTACAAAAGACCCAAGTGATTATAGTGAAGGTAGAATGAATGGGCAATTACTTGCAGAGGAATTTGTACTTCCTCATATTATAAGCAATAATTATAATTTAGTGATTGATGTTCATTCTAATCAAGGAACAACTGGTGGTTCATATGAGGAAACTAACTTTATTTTTGCTCCTTTAAATCACACTGCTTCAAAAATAATAGCTGATTCAATAATAAGTAAAATACCAGAACTTACCTATTATTATCCTCCTTCACAGACCAGTCCTCCATTTTTAACCAATCCTCTTGTACAAGCTGGAATACCTACTATATTATATGAAACTTATATGTATGAAAGTGCATCTGTTACTTCTAATTTAGTGAATAAATTAATATCTACTGTTGATTCTTATAACTTTGGAAATTCTACTAATTCTTCTGGAACTATAAGTTTAAATAGTATAATTGATGCTGCATCAAGAGTTAAAGCTTATGTTGATATTAATGGAGTATTACCAAATTATGTAACAATTGGTACTACTCAATATTCAATGTCAAGCTTTTTATATCTTTTATCTAAAGCTATTGTAAATATAAATAAAGGATTAACAAGTGGAATAAGCCCTATTACTGTTGCTTCTCCTTCAAATCCAAGTGGAGCTAAGGTTGCAGGAACAATTAATAAAGCAAATTACACAGACATTGCATTAAGAGTATCAAATTATATAGCAGCTAATGGACAAGCTCCAAACTATGCAAGTTCAACACTTGGAAACATACAGTTCCAATCTTTAGTATATGAGCTTTCTAAAGTATTGAATTATCTAAATGTTAATGGAGTAATGCCAAACACTCTTACCATAAATACTTCTAATCCTAGTACCCTTAATGGTGGATCTAGTTCTAGTGGTAATGATTCTTCTAGTGGTGGTAATTCTAGTACAAATAGTAGTTTAGCTATTTACTTAAAAGCTACAACAAATTGTCAAGTAAATAATGCGAATATAAAGTCATTAGCTAGCCAATTAACAGCTGGATTGACAACAGATTTAGCTAAAGCAACAGCAATATTCAACTATGTGAGAGACAAAATTTCTTACTCATTCTACTATAATACACTAAAAGGAGCTGTAGGAACCTTAAATGCAAAATCTGGAAACTGTGTAGATCAAACTCACTTATTGATAGCTCTTTTAAGAGCAAGTGGAATAGCTTCTAGATATGTTAATGGTGAAGTTATTTTTACTCAAAGTGGAAAATTAGGTCATGTATGGGCAGAAGTTTATATTGATGGAAAGTGGGTTATTGCAGATACAACCAGTTCAAGCAATAGCTTAGGTAAAGTTAACAATTGGAACACAAATAATCCTACTATATATGGTAGATATGCTGAAATAACTTTCTAA
- a CDS encoding transposase: MKRKNTYSPFNNLISRQLNLSDFNFEKPVQNCIKRFKNQFKIDLNENKLINFIFYTYNHAEECINKYSHYFSNHLYTQPTLFTILAMKIYLKLTYREISFLIDLSDNLKKFFHIKRAPHYTTLQKFFKRLPARILNKINQLILIENDIKPEMIVLDGSGFTNDNADKYYAQIRKKERKSYIKNHIAIDVKSRLILNYQTQKGPKYDTQFAIASIRKIKKYKPHYILADRAYDTEPIRKCINEEIEAFDQIPLKKRAKKGKYRLNSPTIFRNKIYRKRNNVESVFSVIKRLFDGTNQSKSTKLSIKETKLKNTIYNIHRSIQIN; encoded by the coding sequence ATGAAACGCAAAAATACATATTCTCCATTTAATAATTTAATTTCAAGACAGTTAAATCTTTCGGATTTTAACTTTGAAAAACCTGTTCAAAACTGTATTAAAAGATTTAAAAATCAATTTAAAATTGATTTAAATGAAAATAAACTTATAAATTTTATTTTTTACACTTATAATCACGCTGAAGAATGTATAAATAAGTATTCACACTATTTTTCTAATCATTTATACACACAACCTACTTTATTCACTATTTTAGCAATGAAAATTTATTTAAAATTAACTTATCGTGAAATAAGCTTTCTAATAGACTTATCTGATAATTTAAAGAAATTTTTCCATATAAAAAGGGCACCACACTACACAACTCTTCAAAAATTCTTTAAAAGGTTACCTGCAAGAATTTTAAATAAAATAAATCAATTAATCCTGATTGAAAATGATATAAAACCAGAAATGATTGTTTTAGATGGAAGTGGGTTCACAAATGATAATGCAGATAAATATTATGCTCAAATACGCAAAAAAGAGCGAAAAAGCTACATTAAGAATCATATTGCAATTGATGTTAAATCTCGTTTAATATTAAACTATCAAACACAAAAAGGTCCAAAATACGATACACAATTTGCAATAGCTTCAATTAGAAAAATAAAAAAATATAAACCTCATTACATATTAGCAGACAGAGCGTACGACACAGAACCAATTAGAAAATGTATAAACGAAGAAATTGAAGCTTTTGACCAAATACCATTGAAAAAAAGAGCTAAAAAGGGAAAATATAGATTAAATAGCCCTACAATTTTTCGAAATAAAATTTATAGAAAAAGAAACAACGTTGAAAGTGTATTCAGCGTAATAAAAAGATTATTTGATGGAACAAATCAAAGTAAAAGTACAAAACTATCAATCAAAGAAACCAAACTTAAAAACACAATTTACAATATACACAGATCAATACAAATCAACTAA